The following are from one region of the Fibrobacterota bacterium genome:
- a CDS encoding peptide chain release factor 3, with product MTEEILKRRTFAIVSHPDAGKTTITEKFLWFGKVIREAGHVRAKANKKFTTSDWMKIEQQRGISVSSSVLSFPYGGCQINLVDTPGHQDFSEDTYRALTAVDSALILIDAAKGVEPQTIKLMEVCSLRKTPVTVFMNKLDRDAQDPVALMDEVERILGLKCSPMTLPIGSGKMFQGVYSFIDESVHVFSPETPEGEMRKVDGVDDPRLDEWFDAKYLKEFRDQADLVRGAMETFDRVRYLKGELAPVFFGSAINNFGIKHLLDNFVANAPSPMPRIAEQRVVEATEPHFTGFVFKIQANTDPKHRDRIAFVRVCSGRFERGAKVLHCPSGRQVRLAAPSTFMAQDKTVVDEAFAGDIIGIHDPGMYGISDTLSESEFLKYTGIPDFAPEHFSRVYLEDPLRSKQLTQGLKQLSEEGATQLFSPLASPVPVLGVVGVLQFDVLKFRLEEEYNARCRLESAPIYAVRWLSGDAAQMAEFRSQNTHDMATDKRGNLVYLCPNEFRLTTMEKNYPKVIFSKFHLEE from the coding sequence ATGACCGAAGAAATCCTCAAGCGCCGCACCTTCGCCATCGTGAGCCATCCGGACGCCGGCAAGACCACCATCACGGAAAAATTCCTGTGGTTCGGCAAGGTGATCCGCGAAGCCGGGCACGTGCGCGCCAAGGCCAACAAGAAGTTCACCACCTCGGACTGGATGAAGATCGAGCAGCAGCGCGGAATTTCCGTCAGCTCCTCCGTGCTGAGCTTTCCCTATGGCGGTTGCCAGATCAATCTAGTGGACACCCCCGGCCATCAGGATTTCAGCGAGGATACCTACCGGGCACTCACCGCCGTGGATTCGGCGCTCATCCTCATCGACGCCGCCAAGGGCGTGGAGCCGCAGACCATCAAGCTGATGGAGGTTTGCAGCCTGCGCAAGACCCCCGTCACCGTATTCATGAACAAGCTGGATCGCGACGCCCAGGATCCCGTGGCCCTTATGGACGAGGTGGAACGTATCCTGGGTTTGAAATGCTCGCCCATGACCCTGCCCATCGGCAGCGGCAAGATGTTCCAAGGCGTGTATTCCTTCATCGACGAGTCGGTGCACGTGTTCAGCCCCGAGACGCCGGAAGGGGAGATGCGCAAGGTGGACGGCGTGGACGATCCCCGCCTGGACGAATGGTTCGACGCCAAGTACCTGAAGGAGTTCCGCGATCAGGCCGATTTGGTGCGGGGGGCGATGGAGACCTTCGACCGGGTCCGTTACCTGAAAGGGGAACTGGCGCCGGTTTTTTTCGGATCGGCCATCAACAATTTCGGCATAAAGCACCTGTTGGATAACTTCGTGGCCAATGCGCCCTCGCCCATGCCGCGCATCGCCGAACAGCGGGTTGTGGAAGCCACCGAGCCCCATTTCACCGGCTTCGTATTCAAGATCCAGGCCAACACGGATCCCAAGCACCGCGATCGCATCGCCTTCGTCCGGGTATGCTCGGGCCGCTTCGAACGCGGGGCCAAGGTGCTGCATTGCCCGTCCGGCCGGCAGGTCCGCCTGGCGGCGCCGTCCACCTTCATGGCCCAGGACAAGACCGTGGTGGACGAAGCTTTCGCCGGCGACATCATCGGCATCCATGATCCGGGCATGTACGGCATCAGCGATACGCTTTCGGAGTCCGAGTTCCTGAAGTACACGGGCATCCCCGATTTCGCGCCGGAGCATTTCTCCCGCGTGTACCTGGAAGATCCCCTGCGCAGCAAGCAATTGACCCAGGGCCTCAAGCAATTGTCGGAAGAAGGCGCTACCCAATTGTTCTCGCCCCTCGCGAGCCCGGTCCCGGTACTCGGCGTGGTCGGCGTGCTGCAATTCGACGTGCTCAAATTCCGCCTCGAGGAGGAATACAACGCCCGCTGCCGCCTGGAATCCGCTCCCATCTACGCGGTCCGTTGGCTTTCCGGGGACGCGGCGCAGATGGCCGAGTTCCGGTCGCAGAACACCCACGACATGGCCACCGACAAACGCGGGAACCTGGTCTATCTATGTCCGAACGAGTTCCGGCTGACCACCATGGAGAAGAATTACCCTAAGGTGATCTTCTCGAAGTTCCATCTTGAGGAATAA
- a CDS encoding tetratricopeptide repeat protein, translated as MSTPHASLRFLIAGLLLPVCSSASDSTHAIDPASEASVARLGRDQKLELNSRWDLGYYLFQIQEFGAAAKEFEKIRTVLPKDGSLLALIGSCYSMSGQWKEGEKALLEAKAQNPDDEDINGLLGQFYITAGQSLKGAAYLEHSLKVTPEQDDLRAHLANLYLEAGQTERARYHLEWLLRGRGEDSAKGFGFPELDYAYARCLLLSGRSKESLAFADLAHRSDPANPRYSRVLGLALMANSRYADAARMLAEGRTELQGEPLVYLQWGEALFLDRRWEEAEAVWLEGISRFPASYELLGRLAEFHIATARPEKALRVLKFGEQRNPGHPGNRLLEARLHRKLGQFAAAGKSLDRLKRMACGPMANEALWEEAQLDFATGKLGACDKVLDRMLQGKYRHAEAHLLKAKLAMFRGDKNGAQTQVRQAEVEVPATLGLAALARQTFADSPEVPGLAGLLQSAP; from the coding sequence ATGTCCACCCCGCATGCTTCCCTCCGCTTCTTGATCGCAGGCCTTCTGCTCCCCGTATGTTCGTCCGCGTCTGATTCGACGCATGCCATCGATCCCGCTTCCGAAGCGAGCGTCGCCCGCCTCGGGCGCGATCAAAAATTGGAACTCAATTCGCGTTGGGATTTGGGTTATTACCTGTTCCAGATCCAGGAATTCGGCGCCGCCGCCAAGGAGTTCGAGAAGATCCGCACGGTTCTTCCCAAGGACGGTTCCCTGTTGGCCTTGATCGGATCATGCTATTCGATGTCGGGCCAATGGAAAGAGGGCGAAAAAGCCCTGCTGGAAGCCAAAGCCCAGAATCCCGATGACGAGGACATCAACGGCCTGCTGGGCCAATTCTATATCACCGCCGGCCAGTCGCTGAAAGGCGCTGCCTATCTGGAGCATTCCTTGAAGGTGACCCCGGAGCAGGATGATCTACGGGCCCATCTGGCCAACCTGTATTTGGAAGCCGGCCAAACCGAACGCGCGCGGTATCACTTGGAATGGTTGCTGCGGGGTAGGGGCGAGGATTCGGCAAAGGGCTTCGGTTTTCCCGAGCTCGACTATGCCTATGCACGCTGCCTCCTACTCTCGGGCCGATCCAAGGAAAGCCTGGCCTTCGCGGACCTGGCCCATCGCTCCGATCCTGCCAATCCCCGTTATTCCCGCGTGCTCGGCTTGGCCCTGATGGCCAATAGCCGTTACGCCGACGCCGCGCGGATGCTGGCGGAAGGCCGGACTGAATTACAAGGGGAGCCGTTAGTCTACTTGCAATGGGGAGAAGCCCTGTTCCTCGACCGCCGCTGGGAAGAAGCCGAGGCCGTTTGGCTGGAAGGGATCAGCCGATTCCCGGCTTCCTACGAACTGCTGGGACGACTGGCGGAATTCCATATCGCCACGGCACGCCCAGAGAAGGCCCTCCGCGTGCTCAAGTTCGGCGAGCAGCGGAATCCCGGCCATCCGGGCAACCGTCTGCTCGAGGCACGCTTGCATCGGAAGTTGGGCCAATTCGCGGCCGCGGGGAAGTCCCTGGATCGCCTGAAGCGCATGGCCTGCGGGCCCATGGCGAACGAAGCCTTATGGGAAGAGGCGCAGTTGGATTTCGCCACCGGCAAGCTGGGGGCTTGCGACAAGGTCCTGGATCGCATGCTGCAAGGCAAGTATCGCCACGCCGAGGCGCATTTACTGAAGGCCAAACTGGCCATGTTCCGGGGGGATAAGAACGGCGCGCAAACCCAGGTTCGGCAAGCCGAGGTCGAGGTTCCGGCCACCTTGGGCTTGGCGGCATTGGCCCGGCAAACATTCGCGGATTCTCCCGAGGTGCCGGGTCTGGCCGGGCTTTTGCAGAGCGCGCCATAA
- a CDS encoding M20/M25/M40 family metallo-hydrolase has product MVEREGTKAALARYEDDKAKHLQDLIRLTKIPGVSFDGFDAKEVERSAECTAEILKAAGFENVEIMRIPGTHPYVYGDWLKRPGAPTVLLYAHHDVQPPMREEIWKSPVFEPTERDGRLYARGIADDKAGVLIHAASVASWLRSAGSLPLNVKVIIEGEEEIGSIHLSQFLATYRERLRADTVVLTDCSNFDVGVPSLTTTLRGLISMDVTVTGLDHPLHSGMWGGPIPDPIQGLAKMLAKLTDEDGRVAVPGIWEDVKAPTAAEMADYRKLGLTDAEFRKQAGIEPGVRLFAKDEGLLAKMWREPSIAVNSIQSGGKKIAGNVIMESAWARVGLRLVPNMDHAKATCLVKEFLEKNCPWGLKVEVVPEQGANPWMTRPDHPVFSVAKQSLGRGYGREAVLIGCGGTIPFVDSFTRVLGDIPALLVGIEDPYTNAHSENESLGLADFHSAVRSQIHFFADLAEASAADPKFWGGKK; this is encoded by the coding sequence ATGGTTGAACGCGAGGGAACGAAAGCCGCATTGGCCCGCTACGAGGACGACAAGGCCAAGCATCTCCAGGATCTCATCCGCTTGACGAAGATCCCCGGGGTCAGCTTCGACGGCTTCGATGCGAAGGAAGTGGAGCGCTCGGCGGAATGCACCGCGGAAATCCTCAAGGCGGCCGGCTTCGAGAACGTAGAGATCATGCGCATTCCCGGGACGCATCCGTACGTTTACGGCGATTGGCTGAAGCGGCCCGGCGCGCCCACGGTTCTGCTTTACGCCCATCATGACGTGCAGCCGCCCATGCGCGAAGAGATCTGGAAATCGCCCGTCTTCGAGCCGACGGAACGGGACGGGCGGCTCTACGCCCGCGGCATCGCCGACGATAAGGCGGGCGTGCTCATCCATGCGGCCAGCGTCGCCTCCTGGTTGCGCTCGGCGGGATCCCTGCCCCTCAACGTGAAAGTCATCATCGAGGGCGAAGAAGAGATCGGGTCCATCCATCTGAGCCAGTTCCTGGCGACCTACCGTGAACGGCTGCGCGCCGATACCGTGGTCCTTACCGACTGCAGCAATTTCGACGTCGGCGTGCCAAGCCTCACGACCACCTTGCGCGGTCTCATCTCCATGGACGTCACCGTGACCGGCTTGGATCATCCTTTGCACTCGGGCATGTGGGGCGGCCCTATTCCCGATCCCATCCAAGGCCTGGCCAAGATGCTGGCCAAGCTGACGGATGAGGACGGACGCGTGGCCGTTCCCGGGATCTGGGAGGACGTGAAGGCCCCGACCGCGGCCGAGATGGCGGATTACCGCAAGCTGGGCCTGACCGATGCCGAGTTCCGCAAGCAGGCAGGCATCGAACCGGGCGTGAGGCTTTTCGCCAAGGATGAAGGCTTGCTCGCCAAGATGTGGCGCGAGCCCAGCATCGCCGTCAATTCGATCCAGTCGGGCGGGAAGAAAATCGCCGGCAACGTCATCATGGAATCCGCTTGGGCCCGCGTAGGCTTACGTCTCGTGCCGAACATGGACCATGCCAAGGCGACCTGCCTGGTGAAGGAATTCCTGGAAAAGAATTGCCCCTGGGGCCTTAAAGTCGAGGTCGTACCCGAGCAGGGCGCCAACCCCTGGATGACCCGCCCCGATCACCCGGTCTTTTCGGTGGCCAAGCAGTCGTTGGGCCGCGGCTATGGCCGGGAAGCGGTCTTGATCGGGTGCGGCGGCACCATCCCCTTCGTGGACAGCTTCACGCGCGTACTGGGCGATATTCCGGCATTATTGGTCGGGATCGAAGATCCCTACACCAACGCCCATTCGGAAAACGAATCCTTGGGTCTCGCCGATTTCCATTCGGCGGTCCGCAGCCAAATCCATTTCTTCGCCGACCTGGCCGAAGCGAGCGCGGCGGATCCGAAGTTTTGGGGAGGGAAGAAGTAG
- a CDS encoding 3-isopropylmalate dehydratase small subunit: MNEAAIISKVSGRAVPVRGNDIDTDRIIPARFLRCVVFDGLGPHSFEDDRLGLKAKGQTHAFDDARYQGASILFVNKNFGCGSSREHAPQALQRWGIKAIVGESFAEIFFGNCVSLGIPCLTADEAALGRLMAAAEKEPQAQWSVDIEAGKVTGPVSESAALPSGPRSQFLSGRWNSLNELLANLAGVENVAAALPYVAGW, encoded by the coding sequence ATGAACGAAGCCGCCATCATATCCAAGGTTTCCGGCCGCGCCGTCCCCGTGCGCGGCAATGACATCGATACCGATCGCATCATTCCCGCGCGCTTCCTGCGCTGCGTGGTCTTCGACGGTCTGGGCCCGCATTCCTTCGAAGACGATCGCTTAGGGCTGAAAGCCAAGGGCCAGACCCATGCTTTCGACGATGCCCGCTACCAAGGCGCCTCCATCCTGTTCGTCAACAAGAACTTCGGGTGCGGTTCCTCGCGGGAGCACGCGCCCCAGGCGCTCCAGCGTTGGGGCATCAAGGCCATCGTGGGCGAATCCTTCGCCGAGATCTTCTTCGGCAATTGCGTGTCCCTAGGCATCCCTTGCCTCACGGCGGATGAAGCCGCGCTCGGCCGTCTCATGGCCGCGGCCGAAAAGGAGCCCCAAGCCCAATGGTCGGTGGATATCGAAGCGGGCAAGGTCACGGGACCGGTCAGCGAGTCCGCGGCCTTACCTTCCGGTCCCCGCTCCCAATTCCTCAGCGGCCGTTGGAACTCGCTCAACGAGCTCTTGGCCAACTTGGCCGGGGTCGAAAATGTCGCCGCGGCCCTTCCCTACGTGGCGGGCTGGTAG
- a CDS encoding FAD-dependent oxidoreductase has protein sequence MTHPGPFDLAIAGAGVMGLACAWEASRRGLSVLVFDPEATRAQASWAAAGILVTRDAHVFQSDFRGFYVRSIRMYPAWLEELRAASSLDIPYAQAGDWMVFNLDDPRAVKRLGEKERQFAREKATAYTVTDTLPAPLSGRTPVARVRTYRFPGEAYVQNRDLVAALREACRRAGVVFRREAANGPWTSSAGLTRLSFPGGMAEARRVLIAAGAWTGKVLEEQGIRAPVIPVKGQLLRIPDFHGTTAMFHLNDELYLVPRGDSLVCGATSEPGTWEEGFDARGEAWIGDRLAQWLPGIPPAALERWSGIRPRTRDRLPWMGWLDASRGWAVCAGHYKSGISMAPLASQCLVGLMLKEKPPADLAPFDPWRRRGLEKA, from the coding sequence ATGACCCACCCCGGCCCTTTCGATCTCGCCATCGCCGGCGCCGGCGTCATGGGCTTGGCATGCGCCTGGGAAGCCTCCCGGCGCGGCCTATCCGTTCTGGTTTTCGATCCGGAAGCCACCCGGGCGCAGGCTTCCTGGGCCGCCGCGGGTATCTTGGTCACCCGGGATGCGCATGTATTCCAATCCGACTTCCGGGGCTTCTACGTGCGATCGATCCGGATGTATCCTGCCTGGCTCGAAGAGCTCCGGGCCGCGTCCAGCCTGGACATCCCTTATGCCCAGGCAGGCGACTGGATGGTCTTCAACTTGGACGATCCCCGGGCGGTCAAAAGGCTGGGCGAAAAAGAACGGCAGTTCGCCCGGGAAAAGGCGACGGCCTACACGGTAACTGACACGTTACCTGCGCCGCTCTCCGGGCGCACCCCGGTTGCCCGCGTGCGTACCTATCGCTTTCCCGGCGAAGCCTACGTGCAGAACCGGGACCTGGTCGCGGCCTTGCGCGAAGCCTGCCGTCGCGCGGGCGTTGTCTTCCGTCGGGAGGCCGCCAACGGGCCCTGGACCAGCTCGGCCGGGCTCACCCGGCTTTCTTTCCCCGGCGGCATGGCCGAAGCGCGGCGCGTCTTGATCGCGGCCGGAGCCTGGACTGGTAAGGTGCTGGAGGAGCAGGGCATCCGCGCGCCGGTCATTCCCGTGAAGGGGCAATTGCTCCGCATCCCCGATTTCCACGGTACGACGGCCATGTTCCACTTGAACGATGAGCTGTACCTGGTCCCACGGGGGGACTCCCTGGTTTGCGGGGCCACTTCGGAACCGGGAACGTGGGAAGAGGGTTTCGATGCCCGAGGGGAGGCTTGGATCGGGGATCGACTGGCGCAGTGGCTTCCGGGAATCCCGCCCGCCGCCCTGGAACGATGGTCGGGCATCCGTCCGCGCACCCGCGATCGCTTGCCTTGGATGGGTTGGTTGGACGCGAGCCGGGGATGGGCCGTATGCGCGGGCCATTACAAGAGCGGAATCAGCATGGCGCCGCTGGCCTCGCAGTGCCTGGTCGGACTTATGCTCAAGGAGAAACCGCCGGCGGACTTGGCGCCATTCGATCCTTGGCGGCGGCGCGGCCTCGAAAAGGCTTAG
- a CDS encoding aminopeptidase P N-terminal domain-containing protein has product MAKAKVTSALLRKYSQVFPVGSAGIKYTERLIARRQAHLKELDGFAVFSGIAREPGSEHIWIMSGLRIFQEPALIHLTGINQPKVILVLNPKGRNGVPGEPREVLFISRKDATKEFWDGVRFGYPKDPTPEGKSDLEELRALTGIRDVRPFEDFPEYFQKLVKKAPKPYGYAYYHYYETRSDGTSGEGGRKVIRTKTDYNWEFKEELLKRIRKAGRQGFQLRSCVDLHFRLRLPLEPEQVKDCDIAVKHTGDAFAETLRAIKGFKDENELSAFLEWGMRKRSPSGLSFPNIVAAGKNATVLHYLKNDEPIVPGSLVLLDFGVRYGTMHADITRTVPTAGAYNPLQALLYGIVLDANKETLRHARPGETIRNLNRKVWTFLEEQLQQRFFAKGGKARRSYSGQPHGLSHLMGEQEHDGDPYRIYQDYPLRPGWQISNEPGLYGHFEATLGGRRYSEWIGIRVEDDLLITKEGCRNLSAAIPKEIPEIEALIAGKSRR; this is encoded by the coding sequence ATGGCCAAGGCTAAGGTCACTTCCGCTCTCCTCCGCAAGTATTCCCAGGTCTTCCCTGTCGGCTCGGCGGGGATCAAGTACACCGAACGCTTGATCGCCCGCCGCCAGGCGCATCTTAAGGAACTGGACGGCTTCGCCGTCTTCTCCGGGATCGCCCGGGAACCCGGCAGCGAGCATATCTGGATCATGAGCGGTCTGCGCATCTTCCAGGAACCGGCGCTAATCCATCTGACGGGAATCAATCAACCCAAGGTGATCCTGGTCCTGAACCCGAAGGGCAGGAACGGCGTCCCCGGCGAGCCGCGCGAAGTCCTCTTCATCTCTCGCAAAGATGCCACCAAGGAGTTCTGGGATGGCGTGCGGTTCGGTTACCCGAAGGATCCCACTCCCGAGGGCAAAAGCGATCTGGAAGAACTGCGCGCGCTGACCGGCATCCGGGATGTTCGCCCCTTCGAAGACTTTCCGGAGTACTTCCAGAAGTTGGTCAAGAAAGCCCCGAAACCCTACGGTTACGCCTATTACCATTACTACGAGACCCGTTCCGACGGGACCTCCGGCGAGGGCGGCCGCAAAGTCATCCGCACCAAGACGGATTACAACTGGGAGTTCAAAGAAGAACTGCTCAAGCGCATCCGCAAGGCCGGCCGCCAAGGCTTCCAGTTGCGGTCCTGCGTGGATCTCCATTTCCGCCTGCGCCTGCCCCTCGAACCGGAACAGGTGAAGGACTGCGATATCGCTGTGAAGCACACCGGCGACGCTTTCGCCGAGACCTTGCGGGCGATCAAAGGGTTCAAGGACGAGAACGAGCTATCGGCCTTCCTGGAATGGGGCATGCGTAAGCGCAGTCCCTCCGGGCTTTCCTTCCCTAACATCGTCGCCGCGGGTAAGAACGCCACCGTGCTGCATTACTTGAAGAACGACGAACCTATCGTTCCGGGATCGCTGGTGCTGCTCGACTTCGGCGTCCGCTACGGGACCATGCATGCGGACATAACGCGTACCGTTCCCACGGCGGGTGCATACAATCCCCTCCAGGCCCTGCTGTACGGCATCGTCCTCGACGCCAATAAGGAGACCCTGAGGCACGCCCGACCCGGCGAGACCATCCGGAACCTCAACCGTAAAGTGTGGACCTTCCTCGAAGAGCAGTTGCAGCAACGCTTTTTCGCGAAGGGAGGCAAGGCGCGGCGCTCCTACAGCGGCCAGCCGCATGGCCTGTCCCATTTGATGGGCGAGCAAGAGCACGATGGCGATCCTTATCGCATCTACCAGGATTATCCGTTGCGGCCGGGGTGGCAAATCTCCAACGAACCCGGGCTTTACGGGCACTTCGAGGCGACCCTGGGCGGCCGGCGGTACTCCGAGTGGATCGGCATCCGCGTGGAAGACGACCTGTTGATCACCAAGGAAGGCTGCCGCAACCTCAGCGCGGCCATCCCCAAGGAAATACCGGAAATCGAGGCCCTGATCGCGGGAAAATCCCGGCGATGA
- a CDS encoding M3 family oligoendopeptidase — translation MGKAGSEQQAAVAASVVPAWVAKVPRPSPEFPRSFIAADADLSAWEGIKPYLEELNARPLPDRAALLKWIRDYAELSDAVHEEGSRLYIGMTCFTQDSAKQKAYLDFVETVEPAMAPVIDELNKKAIAHPEAKHLPKEEYGQWLESLQISVELFTDSNIPLHTEISKLSQAYQKICGDMTVDWDGETKTLSQLAPYLQGNDRSIREKAWMKMAERRSREKQRLDDLFDELLTLRNQVARNLGLPDFVAYSFKANHRTDYTPQDCYAFQASVEKAVVPLFRKSLDYRREKLGLSALRPWDLSCDPLGRPPLNPFREASRLVEGVRTIFTRMDPELAGFYKTMTDNGLMDLENRIGKAPGGYQCSLNEVRLPFIFMNAVGMNEDVFTLLHESGHAFHLFYTRAMPLGFNRGAPMEFSEVASMSMERLGARYLDEFYSEEERRRAIQTEDEEVFRLLPWVATVDAFQHWLYTHPGHTQSERKAAWLGLDARFGSNLDWTGLEEFRAHAWHRQLHIFEVPFYYIEYGIAQLGALQVWLKSLKDEKQALADYKRGLSLGGTRRLRELFEGGGLKFDMREEAIRPLMEKVREEWESVAGAAHG, via the coding sequence ATGGGAAAAGCGGGATCGGAACAACAAGCAGCCGTAGCGGCCAGCGTGGTCCCCGCTTGGGTGGCCAAGGTGCCCCGTCCCAGCCCGGAATTCCCGCGTAGTTTCATAGCGGCGGATGCGGACTTATCCGCCTGGGAGGGCATCAAACCCTATCTGGAAGAGCTCAATGCCCGCCCACTTCCCGACCGCGCCGCCCTGCTGAAGTGGATCAGGGACTACGCGGAACTGAGCGATGCCGTGCATGAAGAGGGTTCCCGGCTCTATATCGGCATGACTTGTTTTACCCAGGATTCGGCCAAGCAGAAGGCTTATCTGGATTTCGTGGAGACCGTGGAGCCGGCGATGGCGCCGGTAATCGATGAGCTGAATAAGAAGGCGATCGCCCATCCCGAAGCCAAGCATCTTCCCAAGGAAGAGTACGGGCAGTGGCTGGAATCGCTGCAAATAAGCGTGGAATTGTTCACCGACAGCAATATCCCCCTGCATACCGAAATTTCCAAGTTGTCCCAGGCCTACCAGAAAATCTGCGGCGATATGACCGTGGACTGGGACGGCGAGACCAAGACCTTAAGCCAGTTGGCGCCTTACCTGCAGGGTAACGATCGCTCCATCCGCGAAAAGGCCTGGATGAAGATGGCCGAACGCCGCAGCCGGGAAAAGCAGAGGCTGGACGATCTCTTCGATGAGCTACTGACCCTGCGCAACCAGGTGGCCCGTAACCTGGGGCTTCCGGATTTCGTGGCCTATAGCTTCAAGGCCAACCACCGCACCGACTATACCCCGCAAGACTGTTACGCCTTCCAAGCCAGCGTGGAAAAGGCGGTCGTCCCGCTCTTCCGCAAGAGCCTGGATTACCGGCGCGAGAAGCTGGGCTTAAGCGCCCTGCGCCCTTGGGATTTGAGCTGCGATCCCCTCGGGCGCCCGCCTCTGAATCCGTTCCGGGAAGCCTCACGCTTGGTCGAAGGCGTGAGGACGATCTTCACGCGAATGGATCCGGAACTGGCCGGATTCTACAAGACCATGACGGACAACGGCCTGATGGATCTGGAGAACCGGATCGGCAAAGCGCCGGGCGGCTACCAGTGCAGCCTTAACGAGGTACGCCTGCCCTTCATTTTCATGAACGCCGTGGGCATGAACGAAGACGTGTTCACCCTGCTGCACGAAAGCGGGCACGCCTTCCATCTTTTCTATACCCGCGCGATGCCGCTCGGCTTCAACCGCGGCGCGCCTATGGAGTTCAGCGAAGTGGCTTCCATGTCCATGGAGCGCCTGGGCGCCCGTTACCTCGACGAGTTCTATTCGGAAGAGGAACGCCGCCGCGCCATCCAGACCGAGGACGAGGAAGTGTTCCGCCTCTTGCCCTGGGTCGCCACCGTGGATGCCTTCCAGCATTGGCTATACACGCATCCCGGGCATACGCAATCGGAACGCAAGGCCGCCTGGCTGGGCCTGGACGCGCGCTTCGGATCCAACCTGGATTGGACCGGGCTGGAGGAGTTCCGCGCCCATGCCTGGCATCGTCAGCTGCACATTTTCGAAGTGCCCTTCTACTATATCGAGTACGGCATCGCCCAACTGGGCGCCTTGCAGGTGTGGCTCAAGTCGCTTAAGGACGAGAAGCAGGCCTTGGCGGATTACAAGCGGGGCCTGAGCCTGGGGGGAACCCGCAGGTTACGGGAGCTCTTCGAAGGAGGCGGATTGAAATTCGACATGCGCGAGGAGGCCATCCGGCCGTTGATGGAAAAGGTGCGCGAGGAATGGGAATCGGTGGCGGGGGCGGCGCATGGTTGA
- the leuC gene encoding 3-isopropylmalate dehydratase large subunit: MGKNLFHKVFDKHTVGKLSSGQYQLFIGLHLIHEVTSPQAFSMLRQRGLKVKYPQRTFATVDHIIPTEGAERKRPLRDALAEEMLVAIEQNTKEAGITFFDEGTGNQGVVHIIGPEMGLTQPGQTIACGDSHTSTHGAFGSLAFGIGTSQVAEILATQTMSMSKLKVRRINVTGKLRPGVYAKDVILAIINKLGVNGGVGYAYEYAGPVISAMSMEERMTLCNMSIEGGARIGYVNPDETTYAYLKGRRFAPAGAAWDKALAYWRSIASDADAEYDDVFTLDGSALEPFVTWGITPGQSLPVTWSIPAVETFPSDERPLLKEALEYMSLEEGQPIAGVPIDVVFIGSCTNGRLSDLEEVARLVKGRKVNPKVKALIVPGSQDVQRQAEAKGLKEIFLAAGFQWREPGCSMCLAMNPDKLQGRQICASTSNRNFKGRQGSASGRTLLMSPAMAAAAAIEGKVADARAVFAMAGV, translated from the coding sequence ATGGGCAAGAATCTCTTCCACAAGGTCTTCGACAAGCATACGGTCGGCAAACTGTCCTCGGGCCAGTACCAGCTATTCATCGGCCTCCACCTGATCCATGAGGTCACCTCCCCCCAGGCCTTCTCCATGTTGCGCCAGCGCGGGCTCAAGGTGAAATACCCCCAGCGCACCTTCGCGACGGTGGACCACATCATCCCGACCGAAGGCGCGGAGCGCAAACGCCCCCTGCGGGACGCCTTGGCGGAAGAAATGCTCGTGGCCATCGAGCAGAACACCAAGGAAGCCGGCATTACCTTCTTCGATGAGGGGACGGGCAACCAGGGCGTGGTCCACATCATCGGCCCGGAGATGGGATTGACCCAGCCGGGCCAGACCATCGCCTGCGGGGATAGCCACACATCTACCCATGGGGCCTTCGGATCCCTGGCTTTCGGGATCGGCACCAGCCAGGTCGCCGAAATCCTCGCGACCCAGACCATGAGCATGTCCAAGCTCAAGGTGCGCCGCATCAACGTAACCGGGAAGTTACGTCCGGGCGTTTACGCCAAGGACGTGATCCTGGCCATCATCAATAAGCTGGGAGTGAACGGCGGCGTAGGCTACGCCTACGAGTACGCCGGGCCGGTCATCTCCGCGATGTCCATGGAAGAGCGCATGACCCTCTGTAATATGAGCATCGAGGGCGGCGCCCGCATCGGCTACGTGAACCCGGACGAAACCACCTACGCCTACCTGAAGGGCCGCCGTTTCGCCCCGGCGGGCGCGGCTTGGGACAAAGCGCTGGCCTATTGGAGGTCCATCGCTTCCGATGCGGACGCCGAGTATGACGACGTATTCACGCTTGACGGTTCGGCGCTCGAACCCTTCGTAACCTGGGGCATCACGCCGGGGCAATCCTTGCCCGTGACCTGGTCCATTCCCGCGGTGGAGACGTTCCCCTCGGACGAACGGCCCCTGCTCAAGGAGGCCTTGGAGTACATGTCCCTCGAGGAAGGCCAGCCCATCGCCGGCGTGCCCATCGACGTGGTTTTCATCGGCTCTTGCACCAACGGCCGCCTGTCCGATTTGGAAGAAGTGGCGCGCCTGGTAAAGGGCCGCAAGGTGAATCCCAAGGTCAAGGCCCTGATCGTGCCGGGATCCCAGGACGTCCAGCGCCAAGCCGAAGCCAAAGGGCTCAAGGAGATATTCCTCGCCGCCGGATTCCAATGGCGCGAGCCGGGGTGCTCCATGTGCCTGGCTATGAATCCGGACAAGCTGCAGGGGCGCCAGATCTGCGCCTCCACCTCGAACCGTAACTTCAAGGGCCGCCAGGGCTCGGCCTCCGGCCGCACCCTGCTGATGAGCCCGGCCATGGCCGCCGCCGCCGCCATCGAAGGCAAGGTGGCCGATGCCCGCGCCGTTTTCGCGATGGCCGGGGTATAA